One window from the genome of Erwinia sorbitola encodes:
- a CDS encoding M20 peptidase aminoacylase family protein, with protein sequence MSQSLAQQLVAWRRELHQYPELSNEEFATTERITGWLKEAEITILPFDLATGVVAEIGQGEPLIALRADIDALPIEEIVPVAFRSQHPGVMHACGHDVHTSVILGAAKLLKEREQSLPGRVRLLFQPAEERFGGAKTLINAGALQDVAAIFGMHNAPELPVGIFATRGGPFYANVDRFDIEIHGKGAHAARPQEGVDAIVIASQIVSALQTLVSRSYSPLESVVVSVTRIEGGNTWNVLPQKVVLEGTVRTHNSAIRSELPQRLRQLIEGIAGGFGARAELNWHPGPPALINTERWAEFSKQVAARQGYEVQHADLQMGGEDFAFYLHNTPGTFVSIGSNSEFGLHHPGFNPDEALLYPAANYFSQLAEAALKDIA encoded by the coding sequence ATGAGCCAGTCCCTTGCACAGCAGCTCGTCGCCTGGCGCCGTGAGCTGCATCAGTACCCGGAACTGTCGAATGAAGAATTCGCCACAACCGAACGCATCACCGGCTGGCTGAAAGAGGCTGAAATTACCATCCTCCCTTTCGATCTTGCTACCGGCGTGGTGGCAGAAATCGGTCAGGGCGAACCGCTGATTGCCCTGCGTGCTGATATCGATGCCTTGCCGATTGAAGAGATCGTTCCGGTGGCGTTTCGATCGCAGCATCCAGGCGTGATGCATGCCTGTGGCCATGACGTGCACACCTCAGTGATTCTGGGTGCAGCAAAACTGCTTAAAGAGCGTGAGCAGAGCCTGCCCGGGCGTGTTCGTCTGCTGTTTCAACCTGCTGAGGAGCGTTTTGGCGGCGCAAAAACGCTGATTAATGCGGGGGCGTTACAGGATGTGGCGGCCATTTTCGGTATGCATAATGCGCCCGAGCTGCCGGTGGGCATCTTTGCCACCCGGGGCGGCCCGTTTTACGCCAACGTCGACCGTTTTGATATCGAAATTCATGGCAAAGGTGCCCACGCGGCACGGCCGCAGGAGGGCGTGGATGCCATTGTTATCGCCAGCCAAATAGTCAGCGCCTTGCAGACGCTGGTCAGCCGCAGCTACAGCCCGCTGGAGTCGGTGGTGGTGAGCGTAACGCGCATTGAAGGCGGCAATACCTGGAATGTTTTACCGCAGAAAGTCGTTCTGGAAGGAACTGTACGCACCCATAACTCCGCGATCCGCAGTGAGCTTCCGCAGCGGCTGAGACAGCTTATCGAGGGTATTGCCGGGGGATTTGGTGCCCGTGCCGAGCTGAACTGGCATCCCGGGCCGCCAGCCCTGATTAATACCGAACGCTGGGCAGAGTTCAGCAAACAGGTAGCCGCACGCCAGGGTTATGAGGTGCAGCACGCCGATCTGCAAATGGGCGGCGAAGACTTTGCCTTCTACCTGCATAACACGCCGGGCACCTTTGTCAGCATCGGCAGCAACAGCGAATTTGGTCTGCATCATCCCGGCTTTAATCCGGATGAAGCCCTGCTCTA
- a CDS encoding MsnO8 family LLM class oxidoreductase, whose protein sequence is MAYRLSLLDKSPLAEGETAAAALARTLTLAQRAEELGYHRFWLAEHHNTAALASPSPEVLIAWILAHTRHIRVGSGGVMLQHYSPYKVAENFNLLASLAPGRVDLGVGKAPGGLPLSTRALQQGINAAEKGDFATQLRALDGWLNPTPDAEGEDRLLATPLPPRPAIRFLLGASEASAQLAAELNWQFVFAAHLNGDKQELERALTAYRTHSKGKSALLAVQVIVADTSAEADLLAADLQHFRVHVDNGQSVTVGNLAQAEAFIRQSGATQHRIEPRESAVLKGTAAQVHTRLNELHQRFGVEEFIIDTPITAGAPRLKSLQLLASHQLVAA, encoded by the coding sequence ATGGCTTACCGACTGAGCTTACTGGATAAAAGCCCGCTGGCTGAAGGTGAAACCGCCGCCGCCGCGCTGGCACGAACCCTGACCCTGGCACAGCGGGCAGAAGAGCTGGGATATCACCGCTTCTGGCTGGCAGAGCACCATAACACTGCGGCGCTGGCCAGTCCGTCTCCGGAGGTGCTGATCGCCTGGATTCTGGCGCATACGCGGCATATTCGCGTTGGCTCAGGTGGCGTGATGTTGCAGCACTACAGTCCGTATAAAGTCGCGGAAAACTTTAATCTGCTGGCTTCGCTGGCTCCTGGCCGTGTCGATCTGGGCGTCGGTAAAGCGCCGGGGGGCCTGCCTCTCTCCACCAGGGCGTTACAGCAGGGTATCAATGCCGCAGAAAAAGGGGATTTTGCCACTCAGCTACGCGCACTTGATGGCTGGCTGAACCCCACCCCTGACGCTGAAGGCGAAGATCGGCTGCTTGCCACCCCGCTACCGCCGCGTCCGGCCATCCGCTTTCTGCTTGGAGCCAGCGAAGCAAGTGCACAGCTGGCCGCCGAGCTTAACTGGCAGTTTGTGTTTGCTGCTCACCTCAATGGCGATAAACAGGAGCTGGAACGCGCCCTGACCGCCTATCGCACCCACAGTAAAGGCAAATCAGCCCTGCTGGCCGTGCAGGTAATTGTTGCCGATACTTCCGCCGAAGCCGATCTGCTGGCGGCGGATTTACAGCACTTCCGCGTTCATGTGGATAACGGTCAAAGCGTCACGGTGGGCAATCTCGCCCAGGCAGAAGCCTTTATTCGCCAGTCCGGCGCAACGCAGCATCGCATAGAACCGCGCGAATCCGCCGTGCTGAAAGGCACCGCTGCGCAGGTTCATACCCGGCTTAATGAACTTCATCAGCGTTTTGGCGTGGAAGAATTCATTATTGATACACCAATCACTGCGGGTGCGCCGCGCCTGAAATCACTGCAACTGCTGGCGAGTCACCAGCTGGTTGCCGCCTGA
- a CDS encoding 4'-phosphopantetheinyl transferase family protein yields the protein MSVLNITSCPPFITHCALQPLADYPDVYLLDARYDAAYFTESLFSTLKIPAPAHLQRAVKKRRAEYLVSRYCLQQALATWGLASFVLHNGEDRAPVWPQGISGSLSHTRQRVCALLTRRQDLLLGVDCERIMTAQVASDTHSMLIAPSEKILLEQCDVPFTTALTVVFSLKESLYKALYPQVKQFMDFSAAEVIECHTRLQHISLRLTQSFSEEMKEGRVFTGKAELQPDQVLTWIVGPQQRKD from the coding sequence ATGTCTGTCCTTAATATCACATCCTGCCCCCCTTTTATCACCCACTGCGCCCTGCAACCGCTGGCTGACTATCCTGATGTTTATCTGCTTGATGCCCGCTATGACGCCGCGTATTTTACCGAATCCCTGTTTTCCACACTGAAGATCCCCGCACCTGCACACTTGCAGCGGGCGGTAAAGAAACGCCGGGCGGAATACCTCGTCAGTCGCTATTGCCTGCAACAGGCGCTGGCAACCTGGGGCCTGGCCTCATTTGTACTGCATAACGGCGAGGATCGCGCTCCTGTCTGGCCTCAAGGCATCAGCGGTTCACTGTCACATACCCGTCAGCGCGTCTGCGCACTGCTGACGCGTCGCCAGGATCTGCTGCTGGGCGTTGATTGTGAGAGGATAATGACAGCGCAGGTCGCCAGTGATACCCACAGTATGCTGATCGCCCCCTCAGAGAAAATCCTGCTGGAACAGTGTGATGTTCCCTTCACCACCGCGCTGACGGTCGTTTTTTCACTGAAAGAGAGTCTGTATAAGGCGCTTTATCCGCAGGTGAAACAGTTTATGGATTTCAGTGCCGCCGAAGTGATTGAGTGTCATACCAGGTTGCAGCATATCAGCCTGCGCCTGACGCAGAGTTTCTCAGAGGAGATGAAAGAAGGGAGAGTATTTACAGGAAAAGCTGAACTGCAACCCGATCAGGTGCTCACCTGGATTGTCGGGCCGCAGCAGCGCAAAGATTAA